One stretch of Natronobacterium gregoryi SP2 DNA includes these proteins:
- the mutL gene encoding DNA mismatch repair endonuclease MutL — MTDTDIHELDEDTVARIAAGEVVERPASAVKELVENSLDADASRLEVAVEEGGTESIRVADDGHGMTESDLRVAVRQHTTSKIEGLEDLEAGVRTLGFRGEALHTIGSVSRLTIRSRPRDGSEAGTELVYEGGDAVSVEPAGCPEGTVVEVEDLFYNTPARQKFLKTTATEFAHVNRVVTRYALANPDVAVSLVHDGREVFSTTGQGDLQAAVLSVYGREVAAAMIPVEVDEEDLPPGPVDSISGLVSHPETNRSSREYLATYVNDRAVTSDAIREGIMGAYGTQLGSDRYPFATLFLEVPGEAVDVNVHPRKREVRFDDDDAVRRQVDSAVESALLEHGLLRSRAPRGRSAPGDARVAPDRGPSQSEIGGSSGDGSSGDDSATASPARDETVERSPASDEPPADGSTSSSVDSSPPSSPPQPSDRSERSASAESEPLESTPASSIDASEADSAPAKPEPPTEPADADAPRTDSSPHADEQPTEPSQPERDPERKFDGPTEQRTLEGDRATGEETDFDSLPPLRVLGQFGDTYIVCETPDGLALIDQHAADERVNYERLQEAFASDPPAQALAEPVELELTAAEAEAFAGYSEALERLGFYANRVDDRTVAVTTVPAVLEETLEPEHLRDVLTSFVEGDREAGAETVDALADEFLGDLACYPSVTGNTSLTEGSVVDLLAALDDCENPYACPHGRPVIVQFDEREIEERFERDYPGHGD, encoded by the coding sequence ATGACCGACACAGACATCCACGAGCTAGACGAGGACACCGTCGCCCGCATCGCCGCCGGCGAGGTCGTCGAGCGGCCCGCGAGTGCGGTGAAGGAACTCGTCGAGAACAGCCTGGACGCGGACGCCTCACGGCTCGAGGTCGCCGTCGAAGAGGGCGGCACCGAGTCGATCCGCGTGGCAGATGACGGCCACGGGATGACCGAGAGCGACCTGCGTGTTGCGGTGCGCCAGCACACGACGAGCAAGATCGAGGGCCTCGAGGATCTCGAGGCAGGAGTTAGAACTCTCGGCTTCAGGGGTGAAGCCTTGCATACCATCGGCTCCGTCTCGCGGCTGACGATCCGGTCGCGGCCTCGAGACGGGAGCGAGGCGGGGACGGAACTCGTCTACGAGGGCGGCGACGCCGTCTCGGTCGAGCCTGCGGGCTGTCCCGAGGGGACCGTCGTCGAGGTCGAGGATCTGTTCTACAATACGCCCGCCCGCCAGAAGTTCCTGAAGACGACGGCGACGGAGTTCGCTCACGTCAACCGCGTCGTCACCCGCTACGCACTCGCGAATCCGGACGTGGCGGTCTCGCTGGTCCACGACGGCCGCGAAGTCTTTTCCACGACGGGCCAGGGAGACCTCCAGGCCGCCGTCCTCTCGGTCTACGGTCGCGAGGTCGCCGCCGCGATGATCCCCGTCGAGGTGGACGAGGAGGACCTCCCGCCGGGACCGGTCGACTCCATCTCGGGGCTGGTCTCGCACCCCGAGACGAACCGCTCGAGTCGCGAGTACCTCGCGACGTACGTCAACGACCGCGCCGTGACCTCGGACGCGATCCGCGAGGGGATCATGGGGGCCTACGGCACGCAGCTGGGCAGCGACCGCTACCCGTTCGCCACCCTCTTCCTCGAGGTGCCGGGCGAGGCCGTCGACGTCAACGTCCACCCGCGCAAGCGAGAGGTACGGTTCGACGACGACGATGCAGTCCGCCGGCAGGTCGACTCGGCCGTCGAGTCGGCACTGCTCGAGCACGGGCTGTTGCGGTCTCGAGCGCCCCGCGGCCGATCGGCCCCGGGCGACGCGCGAGTCGCTCCCGACCGCGGGCCGTCGCAGTCCGAGATCGGGGGCTCGAGTGGGGACGGCTCGAGCGGAGACGACTCGGCGACGGCATCTCCAGCGCGCGACGAGACGGTCGAGCGATCTCCTGCCAGCGACGAACCGCCGGCAGACGGATCGACGTCTTCCAGCGTCGACTCGAGCCCGCCCTCGAGTCCCCCACAGCCTTCGGACCGCTCCGAACGATCCGCATCGGCCGAGAGCGAACCTCTCGAGTCCACCCCAGCGTCCTCCATCGACGCGAGCGAAGCCGACAGTGCCCCGGCGAAACCGGAGCCGCCGACCGAGCCGGCCGACGCGGATGCCCCACGAACCGACTCGAGTCCCCACGCCGACGAACAGCCGACAGAACCCAGCCAGCCCGAACGCGATCCGGAACGCAAGTTCGACGGTCCCACCGAACAGCGCACGCTCGAGGGCGACCGCGCGACGGGCGAGGAGACCGACTTCGACTCGCTCCCACCACTGCGCGTGCTCGGACAGTTCGGGGACACGTACATCGTCTGCGAGACGCCCGACGGCCTCGCGCTTATCGACCAGCACGCTGCCGACGAGCGGGTCAACTACGAGCGCCTGCAGGAGGCGTTCGCCAGCGATCCGCCGGCGCAGGCGCTGGCCGAACCCGTCGAACTCGAGCTCACCGCCGCCGAGGCCGAGGCATTCGCGGGGTACAGCGAGGCCCTCGAGCGGCTGGGCTTCTACGCGAACCGCGTCGACGACCGAACGGTCGCGGTGACGACCGTTCCCGCAGTCTTGGAAGAGACGCTCGAGCCCGAACACCTGCGGGACGTCCTCACGTCGTTCGTCGAGGGCGACCGCGAGGCGGGCGCGGAGACGGTCGACGCGCTGGCCGACGAGTTCCTCGGCGACCTGGCCTGCTACCCCTCCGTCACGGGCAACACCTCGCTGACGGAGGGGTCGGTCGTCGACCTGCTCGCGGCGCTGGACGACTGCGAGAACCCCTACGCCTGTCCGCACGGCAGGCCCGTGATCGTCCAGTTCGACGAACGGGAGATCGAGGAACGGTTCGAGCGGGATTATCCGGGCCACGGCGACTGA
- a CDS encoding IS4 family transposase, which produces MGSVYKPPDSVVVNRIQRAFPSDELRERARATNLIQRERKLDVVGLFYTLSLGFAAGSDRSIQAFLERYVEMADCDELSYATFHGWFKPGFVALLREILDDAIENLDTGQTELTGRLKRFRDVLIVDATVISLYQDARDVYALDDDRAGAKLHLTESLSTGLPTRFQTTDATTHERSQLPTGEWVAGALILFDLGYYDFWLFDRIDANGGWFVSRVKENADFEIVEELRTWRGNSIPLEGQSLQAVLDDLQRQEIDVQITLSFDRKRGSGASATRTFRLVGVRNDDSSEYHLYLTNLDRDDYRAPDIAQLYRARWEIELLFKELKSRFDLDEINTTDAYIIEALIIMAALSLLMSRVIVDELQKLDATQRDRADDAAASSTRLPRRRCSHAVERHAHLIQLYLMLDLGYELPDLDSLLLWSSRDPNPHRPRLREQVESGEFW; this is translated from the coding sequence GTGGGAAGTGTGTACAAACCACCGGATTCAGTAGTTGTGAATCGAATTCAAAGAGCGTTTCCATCTGATGAGTTGCGCGAGCGTGCTCGCGCAACGAATCTCATCCAGCGAGAGCGGAAACTCGACGTCGTCGGCCTGTTTTACACGCTTTCACTCGGCTTCGCTGCCGGATCTGATCGATCCATTCAGGCGTTTCTCGAACGCTACGTCGAGATGGCTGACTGTGACGAACTCTCGTATGCAACGTTTCACGGCTGGTTCAAACCGGGATTCGTTGCACTCCTTCGAGAGATTCTCGATGACGCCATCGAGAATCTCGATACGGGCCAAACCGAGCTTACCGGACGTCTCAAACGATTTCGAGACGTCCTCATCGTCGATGCTACGGTCATCTCGCTCTACCAAGACGCCAGAGACGTCTATGCACTCGATGACGACCGAGCCGGGGCGAAACTTCACCTCACCGAATCGCTCTCGACGGGGCTTCCGACACGATTCCAGACAACCGACGCAACCACCCACGAACGGAGCCAGCTACCCACCGGTGAGTGGGTAGCTGGCGCCCTCATCCTGTTCGATCTCGGCTACTACGATTTCTGGCTGTTCGACCGCATTGACGCCAATGGCGGCTGGTTCGTCTCTCGCGTCAAGGAAAATGCAGACTTCGAGATTGTCGAGGAACTCCGTACGTGGCGCGGCAACAGCATTCCGCTAGAAGGCCAGTCGCTGCAGGCCGTCCTCGACGACCTGCAGCGACAGGAAATCGACGTACAGATCACGCTCTCGTTCGACCGCAAACGAGGGTCGGGCGCCAGCGCGACCCGAACCTTCCGATTAGTCGGCGTTCGCAACGACGACAGCAGCGAGTATCATCTGTACCTGACGAATCTGGACAGAGACGACTACCGCGCGCCCGATATCGCACAGCTCTATCGGGCGCGCTGGGAGATCGAACTGCTGTTCAAAGAACTTAAATCACGGTTCGATTTGGACGAGATCAACACGACCGACGCTTACATCATCGAGGCGCTGATCATCATGGCAGCACTCTCGCTGTTGATGAGCCGGGTTATCGTCGACGAACTCCAGAAACTGGACGCAACCCAGCGAGACCGCGCCGACGACGCCGCGGCGTCGTCGACGCGGCTCCCTCGACGACGCTGTTCACACGCCGTCGAACGGCACGCGCACCTGATCCAGTTGTACCTGATGCTTGATCTGGGGTACGAACTACCGGATCTTGATTCGTTGTTGCTGTGGTCGTCACGAGATCCAAATCCACATCGTCCGAGGTTACGTGAACAGGTAGAGTCAGGCGAGTTCTGGTAG
- a CDS encoding transposase — protein MCIVAPGTRFTLDVLALEANGFREKRETVRSLLETAQEYVAIRHVYLDRGFYQVHVVAELEQHDVDYIVRARPSKGMKGRLSADAETVVDDYLMQRKREPTASVPVTVFAVPRRSKEGDSVWFVTNLELTPGSARAYAAVFRRRWGIEPSYRQIGDFLPRTPSPTFSVRLFYFLFAVALYNLWVLANVLVTEGTIPGKPPISTKIFREFVLLADYG, from the coding sequence ATCTGTATCGTTGCACCAGGAACGCGGTTTACACTCGATGTCCTGGCACTGGAAGCGAACGGCTTTCGCGAAAAGCGCGAAACCGTTCGCTCGCTTCTCGAAACCGCACAAGAGTACGTCGCAATCAGACACGTCTACCTCGATAGAGGGTTCTACCAGGTTCACGTCGTTGCGGAACTCGAGCAACACGACGTCGACTATATCGTCCGTGCACGTCCGAGTAAAGGGATGAAAGGCCGTCTCAGCGCCGACGCTGAGACGGTCGTCGACGACTATCTCATGCAGCGCAAGCGGGAACCGACCGCATCGGTTCCCGTAACGGTCTTTGCAGTCCCTCGTCGCTCAAAAGAGGGCGATTCCGTGTGGTTCGTTACAAACCTCGAGCTTACACCTGGGTCCGCCCGAGCGTACGCGGCGGTGTTCCGCCGCCGCTGGGGAATTGAACCCTCCTATCGCCAAATCGGAGACTTTCTTCCGAGAACGCCGTCGCCGACGTTCTCGGTGCGACTGTTCTACTTTCTGTTCGCAGTTGCGCTGTACAATCTCTGGGTTCTGGCGAACGTTCTCGTCACAGAGGGAACGATTCCTGGAAAACCACCGATCTCGACGAAGATATTCCGTGAATTCGTGCTCTTGGCTGACTACGGATAG
- a CDS encoding GNAT family N-acetyltransferase → MTRDVRQATTDDVWAIHETARESWHAAYDDLLGPGRVDGIVDDWYALGDLESAIADASGRDDALFLVVTAVERRADGPEETKATGVDDADDCLGFAHLVPWPEDRTVGYLARIYVTPDHWGEGIGTTLLEHLEDEIDAFERFRLAVLAGNDVGVSFYESAGFQRVTTRETDLGDGLEEYVYEKRL, encoded by the coding sequence GTGACGCGAGACGTCCGGCAGGCGACGACCGACGACGTCTGGGCGATCCACGAGACGGCACGCGAGAGCTGGCACGCCGCCTACGACGACTTGCTCGGCCCGGGTCGCGTCGACGGGATCGTCGACGACTGGTACGCACTCGGCGATCTCGAGTCGGCGATCGCAGACGCCAGCGGCCGTGACGACGCGCTCTTCCTCGTCGTGACGGCTGTCGAACGACGAGCGGACGGACCCGAGGAGACGAAGGCAACGGGGGTCGACGACGCGGACGACTGTCTCGGCTTCGCTCACCTCGTCCCGTGGCCCGAGGACCGGACGGTCGGCTACCTCGCGCGGATCTACGTTACTCCCGACCACTGGGGGGAAGGGATCGGGACGACTCTCCTCGAGCACCTCGAGGACGAGATCGACGCCTTCGAGCGCTTTCGACTCGCCGTGCTCGCCGGCAACGACGTCGGCGTCTCGTTCTACGAATCGGCGGGCTTCCAGCGTGTCACGACGCGGGAGACTGACTTGGGCGACGGACTCGAGGAGTACGTGTACGAGAAACGACTGTAA
- a CDS encoding IS1595-like element ISNagr10 family transposase: MFPVEVFRSEASAANLLEQVRWREGLQCPRCQSESVIKYGSYREYQRYRCKNCGRTFNDKTGTIFAHAKIGLDKLLFAFYSLLRFNTSIRQLDAEIDVSYRSLHRRVERFARTLDAPQLDLVGPVEIDEFYVSAGKKGRERDQESRSRGLSKRGRGNYDEDKPPVFVLVDRGSDQRYVIPSKSADESAVRLLLDSHEEESLTVYTDGFRAYDPLETDETYQREAVIHGEGEYVDGDVHVNTCESHASLARRWLSPHRGISKDKLTTYLRLFEFRRKILRKPGRKALKDIVRTVL, encoded by the coding sequence ATGTTCCCAGTTGAAGTGTTTCGCTCAGAGGCGAGCGCCGCGAACCTGCTGGAGCAGGTTCGCTGGCGCGAGGGCCTCCAGTGCCCGCGCTGCCAGTCTGAATCGGTGATCAAGTACGGCAGCTATCGAGAGTATCAGCGGTATCGCTGTAAAAATTGTGGACGCACGTTCAACGACAAGACCGGCACGATCTTCGCGCACGCGAAGATCGGCCTTGACAAGCTGTTGTTCGCGTTCTACTCGTTGCTCCGATTCAACACGAGTATCCGCCAGTTAGACGCTGAAATTGACGTCTCCTACCGATCGCTTCACCGGCGCGTCGAGCGTTTCGCCAGAACGCTCGACGCGCCTCAGCTCGATCTCGTTGGCCCCGTCGAGATCGATGAGTTCTACGTTTCTGCCGGAAAGAAAGGCCGCGAGCGCGACCAGGAGTCGCGCTCGCGTGGTCTCTCGAAACGTGGCAGAGGAAACTACGACGAAGACAAGCCACCTGTGTTTGTCCTCGTTGATCGCGGTAGCGATCAGCGATACGTCATCCCGTCGAAATCCGCCGACGAATCGGCTGTGCGACTCCTCCTCGATTCCCACGAGGAGGAGTCGCTGACAGTCTATACCGACGGCTTTCGTGCCTACGACCCGTTAGAGACGGACGAAACGTACCAGCGAGAAGCGGTTATTCACGGCGAGGGAGAGTACGTTGATGGAGATGTACACGTGAATACGTGCGAGAGCCACGCGTCGCTGGCGCGACGGTGGCTCTCGCCGCATCGAGGTATCTCGAAGGACAAACTCACCACGTATCTCAGACTCTTCGAATTTCGTCGGAAAATCCTACGCAAACCCGGTCGAAAAGCCCTGAAAGACATCGTTCGAACTGTTCTCTGA
- the kdgK1 gene encoding bifunctional 2-dehydro-3-deoxygluconokinase/2-dehydro-3-deoxygalactonokinase, which produces MSEDDLVAFGETMLRLSPPGNERIESADEFEVRAGGAESNVAIAAQRLGLSATWLSKVPETPLGRRAVGELRKAGIETDVVWSHRGRQGTYYLERAGEPRGANVIYDRENTAVSTAKARELDLERIKSASVFFTTGITPALSSTLRDTTASLIKAAQTGGTTTAVDFNYRRKLWSPEEAKETMTHLFPGIDLLVIAARDARTVLGIEGDPRQLAHRLGSEYDLDTVVVTRGAEGAVGWHDGVVHEQPAYETDTVSKVGTGDAFTGAFIARRLDGDDVSTALEYAAATAALKRTIPGDIALVTEDEIEAVVREGGETLSR; this is translated from the coding sequence GTGAGTGAGGACGACCTCGTCGCCTTCGGCGAGACGATGCTTCGCCTCTCCCCACCGGGGAACGAACGGATCGAATCGGCCGACGAGTTCGAGGTGCGTGCCGGCGGCGCGGAGAGCAACGTCGCGATCGCCGCCCAGCGGCTGGGACTGTCCGCGACCTGGCTGTCGAAAGTGCCGGAGACGCCGCTCGGCCGGCGGGCGGTCGGCGAACTCCGCAAGGCTGGAATCGAGACCGACGTGGTCTGGAGCCACCGCGGCCGCCAGGGAACGTACTACCTCGAGCGGGCCGGCGAACCCCGCGGTGCGAACGTCATCTACGACCGGGAAAACACCGCTGTTTCGACGGCCAAAGCCCGCGAACTCGACCTCGAGCGGATCAAGTCGGCGTCGGTCTTTTTCACGACGGGGATTACGCCCGCGCTCTCGTCGACGCTGCGGGATACGACCGCGAGCCTGATCAAGGCGGCCCAGACCGGCGGGACGACGACCGCCGTCGACTTCAACTACCGGCGCAAGCTCTGGTCGCCCGAGGAGGCCAAGGAGACGATGACCCACCTGTTCCCGGGAATCGACCTGCTCGTGATCGCCGCCCGCGACGCCCGGACCGTCCTCGGCATCGAGGGTGACCCGCGACAGCTCGCCCACCGGCTCGGCTCCGAGTACGACCTCGACACCGTCGTCGTCACCCGCGGCGCAGAGGGTGCGGTCGGCTGGCACGACGGCGTCGTCCACGAACAGCCCGCCTACGAGACCGACACCGTCTCGAAGGTCGGCACCGGCGACGCCTTCACTGGCGCGTTCATCGCTCGTCGACTCGACGGCGACGACGTCTCGACCGCGCTCGAGTACGCCGCAGCTACGGCGGCCCTGAAGCGGACGATTCCGGGCGATATCGCGCTCGTTACGGAAGACGAAATCGAGGCCGTCGTCCGCGAAGGCGGCGAGACACTGTCCCGATAG
- a CDS encoding RNB domain-containing ribonuclease: MSDDTDTDAQAEAGTAEGQGSVEISEDLARHLENKREELFEKFEIPDGFPPEVLEEAEERTEGVQAEIREEVDEREDLRDLTTWTTDPIDAQDFDDALSIEERDDEYVLWVHIADVTHYVNPDTAMWRSAVERSNTVYLPGYTIHMLPPVLAETVCSLVPNEDRLAHTVEMHLDKENLGYESIDIYKSVIRSDERLTYSQAENRLDDPDAPLHEENKLVHKLADRMHEQRKEDGSLVLNPARDRAHTIIEECMLKANKAVTHTLMWDRGVEAMYRVHPQPSPDEWSEALQEIQDLDGVSIPGSTWDDPRKAVNATLEEAPGRQLDKIQWAVMKVMPRAKYMNDPFGGHHALNFEIYGHFTSPIRRLSDLINHWIVYQNDVPENLVELCDRASDKQKDAEQCEREYKGFLEEVGLDPMAVNNRGIEVVDDDEAEKTL, encoded by the coding sequence ATGAGCGACGACACAGATACAGACGCCCAGGCCGAAGCCGGCACGGCGGAAGGCCAGGGCTCCGTCGAGATCTCCGAGGACCTCGCGCGTCACCTCGAGAACAAACGCGAGGAACTGTTCGAGAAGTTCGAGATTCCTGACGGCTTCCCGCCGGAGGTACTCGAGGAGGCCGAAGAACGAACCGAAGGCGTCCAAGCCGAGATTCGGGAGGAGGTCGACGAGCGTGAGGACCTCCGCGATCTGACGACGTGGACGACGGACCCGATCGACGCTCAGGACTTCGACGACGCGCTCTCGATCGAAGAACGCGACGACGAGTACGTGCTCTGGGTCCACATCGCCGACGTGACTCACTACGTCAATCCCGACACCGCGATGTGGCGGTCGGCCGTCGAGCGCAGTAATACCGTCTACCTGCCGGGGTACACGATCCACATGCTGCCGCCGGTGCTCGCCGAGACGGTCTGTTCGCTGGTCCCCAACGAGGACCGCCTGGCCCACACCGTCGAGATGCACCTCGACAAGGAGAACCTGGGCTACGAGAGCATCGACATCTACAAGTCGGTTATCCGCTCCGACGAGCGACTCACCTACTCGCAGGCCGAGAACCGACTGGACGACCCCGACGCGCCCCTCCACGAGGAGAACAAACTCGTCCACAAACTCGCCGACCGGATGCACGAACAGCGAAAGGAGGACGGCTCGCTCGTGCTCAACCCCGCCCGCGACCGTGCCCACACCATCATCGAGGAGTGCATGCTGAAGGCGAACAAAGCCGTCACGCACACGCTGATGTGGGACCGCGGCGTCGAGGCGATGTACCGCGTCCACCCACAGCCGAGTCCGGACGAGTGGTCCGAAGCCCTCCAGGAGATTCAGGACTTAGACGGCGTCTCCATCCCCGGCAGCACCTGGGACGATCCCCGGAAGGCAGTCAACGCGACCCTCGAGGAGGCCCCTGGCCGCCAACTCGACAAGATCCAGTGGGCCGTCATGAAGGTGATGCCCCGTGCGAAGTATATGAACGATCCGTTCGGCGGCCACCACGCGCTGAACTTCGAAATCTACGGCCACTTCACCAGCCCCATTCGCCGCCTCTCGGACCTGATCAACCACTGGATCGTCTACCAGAACGACGTCCCCGAGAACCTCGTGGAACTGTGTGACCGCGCGAGCGACAAGCAGAAAGACGCCGAGCAGTGCGAACGCGAGTACAAAGGGTTCCTCGAGGAAGTCGGGCTCGATCCGATGGCGGTCAACAACCGCGGCATCGAAGTCGTGGACGACGACGAGGCCGAGAAGACGCTATAG
- a CDS encoding signaling protein yields the protein MGVEPIQKRTSEAVGFKSLLGTGEADWGGIIALLFTIGFLAILFLVAVGITELTSPLTEFLTLIFGFIAGRYTETN from the coding sequence ATGGGCGTGGAACCAATTCAGAAGCGAACGTCCGAAGCGGTAGGGTTCAAATCACTATTAGGCACTGGGGAAGCCGATTGGGGTGGAATAATTGCCCTCCTTTTCACGATAGGATTTTTGGCGATATTGTTTCTTGTTGCCGTCGGAATAACAGAACTCACTTCTCCACTGACGGAGTTCCTGACACTCATATTTGGATTTATCGCTGGCAGATACACAGAAACCAACTAA
- the rtcA gene encoding RNA 3'-terminal phosphate cyclase, translating to MTPTYELDGSEAGGQFVRTALALSVLENEPIRIENVRGDRPDPGLAHQHLAVLETMVELCDADATGVELGAETIEFDPGLDNGLEGGQYAVDIGTAGSVTLLFDAVLPLATVLESPLELTVTGGTDVKWSPPLDYFRHVKLPLLRGFGLDATCEPERRGFYPDGGGEVTLHLEPSAIDPIELEARGDLETVRLYSTESESLADRDVAHRQAEGGVERLEWDGDLERRETTADSPSSGSVLVIRVEHALEGSKRTGIAGFSSLGERGKPAERVGEDAADAANRFREGTAPVDRHMADQLLVYLAIAGGRVRIPAVTDHVESSLELLGEMGVEATLERDVSNAETAVVAVELESTIR from the coding sequence GTGACGCCGACGTACGAACTCGACGGGAGCGAGGCCGGCGGGCAGTTCGTCCGGACCGCACTCGCGCTGTCGGTCCTCGAGAACGAGCCGATCCGTATCGAGAACGTCCGCGGCGACCGGCCCGATCCCGGTCTCGCCCACCAGCACCTCGCGGTCCTCGAGACGATGGTCGAACTCTGTGATGCCGACGCGACGGGCGTCGAACTCGGCGCGGAGACGATCGAGTTCGATCCGGGACTAGATAACGGACTCGAGGGCGGCCAGTACGCCGTCGACATCGGCACTGCGGGCAGCGTGACGCTGCTTTTCGACGCCGTACTGCCGCTCGCGACCGTCCTCGAGTCGCCGCTCGAACTCACCGTCACCGGTGGGACGGACGTGAAGTGGTCGCCGCCGCTGGATTACTTCCGGCACGTGAAACTCCCGCTGCTCCGGGGGTTCGGGCTCGACGCTACCTGCGAACCCGAACGTCGCGGGTTCTACCCCGACGGCGGCGGCGAGGTGACGCTCCATCTCGAGCCCTCGGCGATCGACCCGATCGAACTCGAAGCACGCGGCGACCTCGAGACGGTGCGACTCTACTCGACGGAATCCGAGTCGCTGGCCGACCGGGACGTCGCCCACCGACAGGCCGAGGGGGGCGTCGAGCGCCTCGAGTGGGACGGCGACCTCGAGCGCCGGGAGACGACGGCGGACAGTCCGTCGTCGGGATCGGTGCTCGTGATCCGCGTCGAGCACGCACTCGAGGGTTCGAAACGGACGGGAATCGCAGGCTTCAGTTCCCTCGGCGAACGGGGGAAGCCAGCCGAGCGCGTCGGCGAGGATGCCGCCGACGCCGCGAACCGGTTCCGCGAGGGAACGGCACCCGTCGACCGGCACATGGCCGACCAGTTGCTCGTCTACCTTGCGATTGCCGGCGGACGGGTCCGGATTCCGGCCGTGACCGACCACGTCGAGAGCAGTCTCGAGTTGCTCGGGGAGATGGGTGTGGAAGCGACGCTCGAGCGCGACGTCAGCAACGCGGAAACCGCAGTCGTGGCGGTCGAACTCGAGTCGACGATTCGATAG